Proteins found in one Terribacillus sp. DMT04 genomic segment:
- a CDS encoding DeoR family transcriptional regulator — MNQSTSRMLNRVKAVYLFIRERETVSTTELAEEFGITDRTVQRDLNVLEYNGLVQSPHRGVWSTTSKKVKIS, encoded by the coding sequence TTGAATCAATCAACATCCCGAATGCTAAACCGGGTAAAAGCTGTCTATCTTTTTATCAGAGAAAGGGAAACAGTTTCTACTACTGAATTGGCTGAAGAATTTGGTATTACAGACCGTACAGTGCAGCGCGATCTTAACGTGCTGGAGTATAACGGTTTAGTACAAAGTCCTCATCGGGGGGTTTGGTCTACGACATCAAAAAAAGTCAAAATCTCTTGA
- a CDS encoding polysaccharide biosynthesis protein — MALSTIIRGTLLLTAASFLSKFLGIIYVIPFNALVGASGGALFSYAYVPYNILISISTIGIPLGVSKFVSKYNGLGDYRTSQRVLHKGMSIMVVTGAVAFLVMYFGADLIAQWSVGGNEEGFSSEAVAYVIRLVSFANLIIPAMSIVRGFFQGNQSMGPTAVSQVVEQVVRIVFLLLAVYLAINVFHQNTAVAVGYATFAAFIGALASCVVLYVYWRARKPHLKLRMKQQKVQPAQITDKTIIKELLSYAGPFVVTGIATTLYQFIDQFTMVRALTAIGQDGKVAKALYGIINLYGHKIITIPMTLSIGLSLAAVPALTRAFFSNDRKLYLKQINQSLQIVLFLIFPASVGIALLGNEAYTAFYGTSDVLNLGAGKLMMWYAPVALLFALFTTTSSILQGINEQRFSVISLTAGLLVKIFFNIPLMHAFGAKGAIFGTALAVGIATVLNYIKMKHALKFPAQQLRKRAMLILIFTAIMSVVVLIVKFLLGFALTYEDGRIASAVMVIVCAIAGGSVYMILAYKSTLLERVLGNRIGFLDRLMKRKKD; from the coding sequence ATGGCTTTGTCGACTATAATTCGCGGGACTTTGCTGCTAACAGCAGCTTCTTTCCTGTCGAAGTTTCTAGGGATTATTTATGTTATCCCATTTAATGCTTTAGTAGGTGCCTCTGGTGGGGCGTTATTCAGTTATGCCTATGTTCCTTATAATATACTAATTAGTATCTCGACAATCGGTATACCATTAGGTGTATCTAAGTTTGTATCAAAATACAATGGTTTGGGTGATTACCGAACAAGTCAGCGTGTCTTGCATAAAGGTATGTCTATTATGGTTGTTACAGGAGCAGTAGCCTTTTTAGTCATGTACTTTGGAGCTGACCTCATTGCACAATGGAGTGTAGGAGGCAATGAGGAAGGATTCTCAAGTGAAGCAGTTGCTTATGTTATTAGGCTTGTGAGCTTTGCTAACCTCATTATTCCTGCTATGAGTATTGTGCGAGGATTCTTCCAAGGAAATCAATCTATGGGACCTACTGCTGTATCTCAGGTAGTGGAACAGGTAGTACGTATTGTCTTTTTACTACTTGCCGTTTATCTCGCTATCAATGTCTTTCATCAGAACACAGCTGTAGCTGTAGGATATGCGACATTTGCAGCTTTTATAGGTGCACTAGCTTCCTGTGTTGTATTGTATGTATACTGGAGAGCCAGAAAACCACATCTTAAGTTAAGAATGAAACAGCAAAAAGTTCAACCTGCGCAAATAACGGATAAGACAATCATAAAAGAATTGTTAAGTTATGCTGGACCGTTCGTTGTAACTGGTATTGCAACTACACTTTACCAGTTTATTGATCAGTTTACGATGGTGAGAGCGCTCACAGCAATTGGTCAAGATGGAAAGGTAGCGAAAGCGCTGTATGGGATTATTAACTTATATGGACACAAAATAATCACTATACCTATGACTCTTTCTATAGGACTTTCCTTAGCCGCAGTACCAGCACTCACACGAGCATTTTTCTCAAATGATCGGAAATTGTATCTGAAGCAAATAAATCAGTCATTACAAATTGTCTTATTTTTAATATTCCCAGCCAGTGTAGGTATTGCGCTATTAGGTAATGAAGCGTACACAGCTTTCTATGGTACAAGTGACGTTTTAAACCTAGGAGCGGGTAAACTAATGATGTGGTACGCGCCTGTGGCCTTACTGTTTGCCCTATTTACAACAACGTCATCCATTTTGCAGGGAATCAATGAGCAGCGCTTCTCTGTCATTAGTTTGACAGCAGGGCTGTTAGTAAAGATTTTCTTCAATATTCCGCTTATGCATGCTTTCGGAGCGAAGGGTGCTATTTTTGGGACGGCTTTGGCTGTCGGAATCGCGACAGTATTGAATTACATTAAAATGAAGCATGCATTAAAATTTCCAGCGCAGCAGCTAAGAAAGCGGGCCATGTTAATTTTAATCTTCACAGCTATCATGTCTGTTGTTGTCTTAATCGTAAAATTCCTGCTTGGGTTTGCATTAACTTATGAAGATGGAAGAATTGCATCAGCTGTTATGGTCATTGTGTGTGCGATAGCTGGTGGGTCTGTTTATATGATCCTTGCTTATAAATCTACCTTGCTGGAACGGGTGCTAGGAAATCGTATTGGATTTTTAGATCGTTTAATGAAAAGAAAGAAGGACTAA
- the leuS gene encoding leucine--tRNA ligase, whose product MSFNHHEIEKKWQAYWEENKTFKTNTSSEKPKMYALDMFPYPSGAGLHVGHPEGYTATDILSRMKRMQGYEVLHPIGWDAFGLPAEQYALDTGNDPEEFTKKNIATFTRQIKELGFSYDWDREINTTDPDYYKWTQWIFLQLYKKGLAYVDEVAVNWCPALGTVLSNEEVIDGKSERGGHPVIRKPMKQWVLRITAYADRLLEDLDELDWPENLKEMQRNWIGRSEGAEVTFRIDGTEESFDVFTTRPDTLFGATFAVISPEHPLVDTITTEAQREAVDTYKQEVAAKSDLERTDLAKEKTGVSTGAYAINPVNGEKMPIWIADYVLMSYGSGAIMAVPAHDERDYEFAKAFNLPIKAVIEGADIEKEAHTGEGAHINSDFLNGMNKEEAITAAIDWLEENNHGSKKISYRLRDWLFSRQRYWGEPIPVIHWEDGSMTGVPEEELPLVLPKTDEIKPSGTGESPLANITDWVNVTDPETGMKGKRETHTMPQWAGSSWYFLRYIDPKNADKLADFDTLKEWLPVDVYIGGQEHAVLHLLYARFWHKFLYDIGAVPTKEPFQKLYNQGMILGENNEKMSKSKGNVVNPDDVIDSHGADTLRMYEMFMGPLDASIAWSTNGLDGSRRFLDRVWRLFVTEEGELSDKIQDTEADELQKSYHETVKKVTEDFEALRFNTGISQMMVFINDCYKASVIPQEFAEGFVKMLSPVAPHLTEELWSKLGYEDTITYAAWPVYDESKLIEQEVEIVLQAMGKLRAKVTVPHDASKEELEKIALSNDQMASWLEGKTVRKVVVVPGKLVNVVAN is encoded by the coding sequence ATGTCATTCAACCATCATGAAATCGAAAAGAAATGGCAAGCTTATTGGGAAGAAAACAAAACATTTAAAACAAATACTTCCTCGGAAAAACCGAAGATGTACGCTCTGGATATGTTCCCGTATCCATCTGGGGCAGGTCTGCACGTCGGTCACCCGGAAGGTTATACGGCAACTGATATACTTTCTCGGATGAAACGGATGCAAGGTTATGAAGTACTTCATCCAATCGGCTGGGATGCATTTGGACTTCCGGCAGAACAGTATGCGCTTGATACAGGTAATGATCCAGAGGAGTTTACGAAGAAGAATATTGCTACGTTTACGAGACAGATTAAAGAGCTAGGTTTCTCTTATGACTGGGATCGTGAAATTAATACAACAGATCCGGATTATTATAAATGGACGCAGTGGATTTTCCTTCAATTGTATAAAAAAGGACTTGCTTATGTAGATGAAGTGGCTGTGAACTGGTGTCCAGCGCTGGGCACGGTACTTTCCAATGAAGAAGTTATTGATGGGAAGAGTGAACGAGGCGGCCATCCTGTTATCCGAAAGCCGATGAAACAATGGGTGCTTCGTATAACTGCTTATGCAGATCGTTTGCTGGAAGACCTTGATGAACTTGATTGGCCGGAAAATCTAAAAGAAATGCAGCGTAACTGGATCGGACGTTCAGAAGGTGCAGAAGTGACCTTCCGTATTGATGGAACAGAAGAAAGTTTTGATGTGTTTACTACACGTCCGGATACACTATTCGGAGCGACTTTCGCTGTTATTTCTCCAGAACACCCGCTTGTTGATACGATTACAACAGAAGCGCAGCGAGAAGCTGTAGATACGTATAAGCAGGAGGTAGCGGCGAAAAGTGATTTAGAGCGGACTGACCTTGCGAAAGAAAAAACAGGCGTATCCACTGGTGCTTATGCCATTAATCCTGTCAATGGCGAGAAGATGCCAATCTGGATTGCTGATTATGTTCTAATGAGCTACGGATCTGGAGCTATTATGGCAGTGCCGGCTCACGATGAGCGTGATTATGAATTTGCCAAAGCTTTCAATTTGCCGATTAAAGCTGTAATCGAAGGTGCTGATATCGAAAAAGAAGCACATACTGGCGAAGGAGCTCATATTAATTCTGATTTCTTAAATGGTATGAATAAGGAAGAAGCAATCACAGCTGCAATTGACTGGCTGGAAGAAAACAATCATGGATCAAAGAAAATCAGCTATCGCCTGCGTGATTGGTTATTCAGCCGTCAGCGTTATTGGGGAGAACCGATTCCAGTTATTCATTGGGAAGATGGCTCTATGACAGGCGTTCCAGAAGAAGAGCTGCCACTTGTTCTTCCGAAAACAGATGAAATTAAACCTTCAGGTACTGGAGAGTCACCGCTTGCTAACATTACTGACTGGGTGAATGTAACAGATCCGGAAACAGGTATGAAAGGGAAGCGCGAAACGCATACAATGCCGCAATGGGCAGGCAGCAGCTGGTACTTCCTTCGTTATATCGATCCGAAGAATGCAGATAAACTTGCTGACTTCGACACGCTGAAGGAATGGCTTCCGGTGGACGTTTATATTGGTGGGCAAGAGCATGCTGTACTCCACTTGCTGTATGCGCGTTTCTGGCACAAATTCTTATACGATATTGGTGCAGTACCAACAAAAGAACCTTTCCAGAAGCTGTATAACCAAGGCATGATTCTTGGAGAGAATAATGAGAAGATGAGTAAGTCCAAAGGGAATGTTGTAAACCCGGATGATGTCATTGACTCACATGGTGCGGATACGCTTCGTATGTACGAAATGTTCATGGGTCCTTTGGATGCTTCTATTGCGTGGTCTACAAATGGGTTAGACGGTTCCCGACGCTTCCTTGACCGCGTATGGCGTCTGTTTGTAACAGAAGAAGGAGAGCTTTCTGATAAAATCCAAGATACAGAAGCCGATGAACTGCAGAAGAGCTATCATGAAACAGTGAAAAAAGTGACAGAGGATTTCGAGGCACTGCGCTTTAACACGGGTATCTCTCAGATGATGGTCTTTATCAACGATTGTTATAAAGCTTCAGTTATCCCGCAGGAATTTGCGGAAGGTTTCGTAAAGATGCTTTCTCCAGTTGCACCGCATCTTACGGAAGAGTTGTGGAGTAAGCTGGGTTATGAAGATACAATCACGTATGCAGCATGGCCGGTATATGATGAGTCGAAACTCATTGAACAAGAAGTTGAGATTGTATTACAGGCGATGGGCAAGCTGCGGGCAAAAGTAACGGTGCCGCATGATGCATCAAAAGAAGAATTAGAGAAAATTGCACTTTCCAATGATCAAATGGCAAGCTGGCTTGAAGGAAAAACAGTTCGTAAAGTAGTCGTTGTTCCAGGCAAGCTAGTGAATGTAGTAGCAAATTAA
- a CDS encoding GNAT family N-acetyltransferase, which produces MFCYRERGGESYLSPEDFEELIKSDQQEPYNLCLVACDDKSVIGYCRCEGNKLKRQQHQVTFGIAIRKDYWGYGIGKQMLHKVIDWAEDYQIHKINLSVLKANKRAVALYETFGFQMEGCLKDDKRLRDGKLYDTLLMAWFNVKKYKKPSI; this is translated from the coding sequence ATTTTTTGTTATAGAGAAAGGGGAGGAGAAAGTTATCTTTCGCCGGAGGATTTTGAAGAGTTGATTAAATCAGATCAGCAAGAACCATATAATCTTTGTCTTGTAGCTTGTGATGACAAAAGCGTTATCGGTTATTGCAGATGCGAAGGGAATAAATTGAAACGTCAGCAGCACCAAGTCACATTCGGCATTGCAATACGAAAGGACTATTGGGGATACGGGATAGGTAAGCAAATGCTACACAAGGTAATAGATTGGGCAGAGGATTATCAAATACATAAAATTAATTTATCCGTACTGAAAGCTAATAAACGTGCTGTAGCTTTATATGAAACGTTTGGGTTCCAAATGGAAGGCTGTTTAAAGGACGATAAAAGACTTCGTGACGGTAAATTATACGATACACTACTTATGGCATGGTTTAATGTTAAGAAATACAAGAAACCCTCCATTTAG
- a CDS encoding pseudouridine synthase — MRLDKLLANMGFGSRKEVKGLLKNGAITVNGTPVKSPSIHVDENKDNVQVNGEKVEYREFIYLMMHKPPGLVSATEDKRDETVVDILQPEDRLFEPFPVGRLDKDTEGLLLLTNDGTLSHQLLSPKKHVQKLYYAQINGEVTEQTIKQFEAGVTLDDEYVTKPAILKILKAGPVSEIEIIITEGKFHQIKRMFEAVNMEVTYLKRLQMGSLKLDEDLQLGEYRELSDEELSSLMEHTKKS; from the coding sequence ATGAGATTAGACAAGTTACTTGCCAATATGGGTTTTGGCAGCAGAAAAGAAGTAAAAGGGTTATTAAAAAATGGTGCCATTACCGTAAATGGCACTCCGGTGAAGTCGCCATCAATTCACGTGGATGAAAACAAAGATAATGTTCAAGTGAATGGGGAGAAGGTAGAGTATCGGGAATTCATTTATTTGATGATGCATAAGCCGCCGGGTCTTGTGTCGGCAACAGAAGATAAGCGTGATGAAACGGTGGTAGACATCCTGCAGCCGGAAGATCGACTTTTTGAGCCGTTTCCTGTTGGTCGTTTAGACAAGGACACGGAAGGCTTGCTTTTATTAACAAATGACGGCACGCTTTCTCATCAGCTGCTATCGCCAAAAAAACATGTGCAAAAGCTTTATTATGCTCAAATTAATGGAGAAGTTACCGAGCAGACAATTAAACAATTCGAAGCAGGCGTTACGCTGGATGATGAGTATGTTACAAAGCCGGCTATTTTGAAGATACTGAAGGCTGGACCTGTTTCTGAGATTGAAATCATTATTACAGAAGGCAAATTTCATCAGATTAAGCGGATGTTTGAAGCTGTAAATATGGAAGTAACGTATTTAAAGCGTCTTCAGATGGGCAGTTTGAAGCTGGATGAAGATCTTCAGCTAGGCGAATATCGGGAACTTTCTGATGAAGAACTAAGCAGTTTAATGGAGCACACAAAAAAGAGCTGA
- a CDS encoding NAD(P)/FAD-dependent oxidoreductase, with the protein MNYDVIVIGGGPSGLMAAISAAEHGAATLLIDKGKKLGNKLAISGGGRCNVTNRLPQDEVIKHIPGNGKFLYSAFSIFNNYDIIDFFENLGVKLKEEDHGRMFPVSNSAKSVVQALLNRMDALHVHVRTETPVKAVHYGEEQHDVILKDGEKISAGAVIVAVGGKAVPHTGSTGDGYAWAKKAGHTITTLYPTEVPLLSSAAFIKQKQLQGLALRDVAVSVLNAKDKTIITHQMDMLFTHFGISGPAVLRCSQYVVKEFMKGREEVTIHIDAVPNKKEHVLTEEISKTMTDQPKKAFRNLVKGIVPERYLDFLLEKAEISSETKAANISRENLVQFISLVKGFTFPVNGSQPIEKAFVTGGGVSVKEVVPTTMQSKFMHGLYFCGEILDIHGYTGGYNITSALVTGRVAGMHAAWEASSVKN; encoded by the coding sequence ATGAATTACGATGTAATTGTAATCGGAGGCGGCCCATCTGGACTAATGGCAGCCATTTCAGCTGCTGAGCACGGTGCTGCCACGCTTTTGATTGATAAAGGCAAGAAACTAGGTAACAAACTCGCTATATCCGGAGGCGGCAGATGTAATGTGACAAATCGCCTGCCGCAGGATGAAGTCATCAAACATATTCCGGGTAATGGAAAATTTTTATATAGTGCTTTCTCTATATTTAATAATTACGATATTATCGATTTCTTTGAGAATCTTGGGGTAAAGCTCAAGGAAGAGGACCATGGTCGTATGTTCCCGGTCAGCAACTCAGCAAAATCTGTTGTACAAGCACTGCTTAATCGAATGGATGCGCTGCATGTACATGTTCGCACAGAAACGCCTGTAAAAGCTGTTCACTATGGAGAAGAGCAGCACGATGTTATTTTAAAAGACGGAGAAAAAATCAGTGCTGGGGCTGTTATTGTTGCCGTTGGTGGAAAAGCAGTACCGCACACGGGCAGTACAGGCGATGGCTATGCATGGGCTAAAAAAGCTGGGCATACGATTACCACGCTTTATCCGACCGAAGTGCCGCTTCTTTCTTCTGCAGCTTTCATCAAGCAGAAACAGCTGCAAGGGCTCGCATTACGCGATGTAGCGGTGAGTGTGCTGAATGCGAAGGATAAAACTATCATCACACATCAGATGGACATGCTATTTACGCATTTCGGTATATCTGGCCCAGCTGTTTTACGCTGCTCACAATATGTGGTCAAAGAATTTATGAAAGGCCGAGAAGAAGTAACAATTCATATTGACGCTGTACCAAATAAGAAAGAACATGTCTTAACAGAAGAAATTTCAAAAACGATGACTGATCAGCCGAAGAAAGCTTTTCGCAATCTTGTAAAAGGCATCGTACCAGAGCGTTATTTAGATTTTCTGCTGGAAAAGGCAGAAATATCTTCCGAGACAAAAGCAGCAAATATTTCCCGGGAAAATCTTGTGCAGTTTATTAGCTTGGTAAAAGGTTTCACTTTCCCTGTTAACGGCTCACAGCCAATTGAAAAAGCGTTTGTTACTGGCGGAGGCGTCTCAGTGAAAGAAGTGGTTCCAACTACGATGCAATCAAAGTTCATGCACGGTTTATATTTCTGTGGTGAAATTCTTGATATTCATGGCTATACTGGTGGTTATAATATTACTTCTGCTTTAGTAACTGGCCGCGTAGCTGGTATGCATGCAGCGTGGGAAGCTTCATCCGTTAAAAATTGA
- a CDS encoding rhodanese-like domain-containing protein, with translation MRNIQPEELDELVENGTSYKIIDVREDEEVEHGMIPGAIHIPMQQVPEKLAELPTEDTYVLVCRGGHRSMNTAMFMENQGYDVINMDGGMLEWKGELVFK, from the coding sequence ATGCGTAATATACAACCAGAAGAATTAGATGAACTAGTCGAAAACGGTACTTCATATAAGATAATCGATGTTAGGGAAGATGAGGAAGTTGAGCATGGTATGATACCAGGCGCAATTCATATTCCGATGCAGCAAGTGCCCGAGAAGCTGGCTGAGCTGCCGACAGAAGATACGTATGTACTTGTATGCCGGGGCGGTCATCGCAGCATGAACACTGCTATGTTCATGGAGAACCAGGGTTATGATGTCATTAACATGGATGGCGGTATGCTGGAATGGAAAGGTGAATTGGTATTCAAGTAA
- a CDS encoding methyl-accepting chemotaxis protein, translating into MKLTRKLLWQSICTSALAFVLIAFIIMSMIRINASSYEQVQHLLQLQQLDSELHNAGQVLRNTSTIRTETSAADLRTYLDRTESNFEQLLSSSEGQSAVYLEAGKEKYEEWQGDVTSLLTNVNEMESLRLSSRVEGLLNDVYMANAYSTAAYEDEQLALQNQITFVIVVSLIGVLLLIVVTNYISRRTSKSIADPLLALASRTNQIAAGDLTVEPIDKAGSLEIKQMNEAFGQMTEQLKGLIGSIEKASNEVAGMSQEIDKDNQDLQSLHNDIAASVGEITSGSQRISADLQQTVELIEQMDKQGKANTVLATETVELGKLASGAATRGRETVVNQQQLTVKNNESRELMEASLRDFTQYSHQIEQMVASVSSVAEQTNLLALNAAIEAARAGEAGKGFAVVADEIRKLADESKVSADAIYKSVGAIRQGTMSLSDAVQFGNELAKAEAASMESMETSFVEIEEKFQAISGRLQQIQSGNTQSERLGGDVLSRMEQINSTLQENTAKTDIVHHSTNEQYEAYEQLAVTVSELERVTTDLQEAVSVFQTEAAES; encoded by the coding sequence ATGAAACTGACAAGGAAATTATTGTGGCAATCTATTTGTACAAGTGCGCTTGCTTTTGTACTGATTGCTTTCATCATTATGAGTATGATTCGTATTAATGCTTCCAGCTACGAACAAGTACAGCATCTGCTTCAGCTGCAGCAGCTCGACAGTGAGCTGCATAATGCCGGGCAAGTTTTACGGAATACTTCCACGATACGAACGGAAACATCAGCAGCGGATTTGCGCACCTATTTAGATCGAACTGAATCAAATTTTGAGCAGCTTTTATCTTCTTCTGAGGGACAGTCTGCAGTATACCTGGAGGCAGGTAAGGAGAAGTATGAGGAATGGCAAGGGGACGTAACCAGCCTTCTGACAAATGTAAACGAGATGGAGTCGCTGCGGTTATCCAGCCGCGTGGAAGGACTGCTGAATGATGTTTACATGGCAAACGCCTATAGTACGGCTGCTTATGAAGATGAACAGCTTGCTTTGCAAAATCAAATAACGTTTGTCATTGTGGTGTCTTTAATTGGTGTTTTGCTGCTTATTGTCGTCACAAATTATATTTCACGAAGAACAAGTAAATCCATTGCAGATCCTTTGTTGGCGCTTGCTTCCAGAACGAATCAAATTGCTGCCGGTGATTTGACTGTCGAGCCGATAGATAAGGCTGGTTCTTTGGAAATTAAACAAATGAACGAAGCATTCGGGCAAATGACGGAACAGCTGAAAGGGCTGATTGGTTCCATTGAAAAAGCAAGCAATGAGGTAGCTGGCATGTCACAAGAGATTGATAAAGATAATCAAGATCTTCAATCGCTGCATAATGACATTGCTGCTTCTGTAGGGGAAATCACGTCCGGTTCTCAGCGTATATCTGCTGATCTTCAGCAGACGGTGGAACTGATTGAGCAGATGGACAAGCAAGGCAAAGCGAACACTGTACTTGCGACAGAAACTGTGGAGCTCGGCAAACTTGCGTCTGGAGCTGCCACGCGCGGCCGGGAGACAGTAGTGAATCAACAGCAGCTTACGGTGAAGAATAACGAGAGCAGAGAACTGATGGAAGCCTCACTTCGAGACTTTACACAATATTCTCACCAAATTGAACAAATGGTTGCTTCTGTTTCTTCTGTGGCAGAGCAGACCAATTTACTTGCTTTAAATGCAGCAATAGAGGCTGCACGGGCCGGGGAAGCTGGGAAAGGCTTTGCAGTTGTGGCAGATGAAATTCGGAAGCTTGCGGATGAATCAAAAGTATCTGCAGATGCTATTTATAAATCGGTCGGTGCAATTCGCCAAGGCACAATGAGTCTATCGGATGCCGTTCAGTTCGGAAATGAGCTGGCGAAAGCGGAGGCTGCATCGATGGAAAGCATGGAGACATCCTTTGTCGAAATAGAAGAGAAGTTTCAAGCTATATCTGGTCGGCTGCAGCAAATTCAAAGCGGAAATACGCAATCAGAACGGCTCGGCGGTGACGTGTTGTCCCGTATGGAGCAAATCAACAGCACGTTGCAAGAAAATACAGCCAAAACGGATATTGTCCATCATTCGACAAATGAACAATATGAAGCTTATGAACAGCTGGCTGTAACAGTCAGTGAACTTGAGCGTGTAACAACTGACTTGCAGGAAGCAGTTTCTGTATTTCAGACAGAAGCTGCCGAATCTTGA
- the pepV gene encoding dipeptidase PepV, whose product MMEKIDWYEKASAYKDNYVDMLKGLISIPSVYDESSKTDKMPFGEQIDSALRYMLDTGKRDSFVTKYVDGYAGHIEYGQGSGLVGVLGHLDVVPADGEWTYGAFTPTLSEGRLFGRGTLDDKGPVVAAYFAMKLLKDSGYEPKKRIRLIMGTDEERDWQCMEHYFKYEEMPDTGFTPDADFPLIYAEKGIIDGYISLPPVAAQSDMLRLVRFHGGKALNMVPGKAEATLSGTDLTAVEQAFAVYLAAAGINGKAEVKENNILLSVSGKAAHGSTPEKGRNSVIVLAKFLQSLPLHADVTDKLNWLVEKFEDYNGKGIGLGLSDDVSGPLTLNLGECTMTETDSWSIGVNIRYPVTVAYDTVKENLLKQLAETGAGFKQTSHLASLYVEKDDPLVETLVDVYRRQTGDQTDILAIGGGTYARAMKKGVAFGPLFQGAPDSAHQQDEHILLDDMLRAIAIYAESLYLLTKDDQI is encoded by the coding sequence ATGATGGAGAAAATCGACTGGTATGAAAAGGCATCTGCTTATAAGGACAATTATGTAGATATGTTAAAAGGTCTTATATCGATTCCAAGTGTGTATGACGAATCGTCAAAAACAGACAAGATGCCGTTCGGCGAGCAAATTGATTCAGCGCTTCGTTATATGCTGGATACAGGCAAGCGCGATAGCTTTGTCACGAAGTATGTGGACGGTTATGCGGGCCATATCGAATATGGCCAAGGCAGCGGTTTGGTTGGTGTGCTCGGCCATTTGGACGTTGTTCCTGCAGATGGAGAATGGACGTATGGTGCGTTTACTCCGACGCTTTCAGAAGGTCGTCTTTTTGGCAGAGGAACATTGGACGATAAAGGACCGGTTGTCGCTGCCTACTTTGCGATGAAACTGCTGAAAGACAGCGGTTATGAGCCAAAAAAGCGAATTCGGCTCATTATGGGGACCGATGAAGAAAGAGACTGGCAGTGCATGGAGCATTATTTTAAATATGAAGAAATGCCAGATACCGGCTTCACACCTGATGCTGACTTTCCGCTGATTTATGCTGAGAAAGGCATTATCGACGGCTACATTTCGCTGCCTCCTGTGGCAGCACAAAGCGACATGCTTCGACTTGTTCGCTTTCATGGAGGAAAAGCTTTAAATATGGTTCCCGGCAAGGCCGAGGCCACCCTTTCAGGGACAGATTTAACAGCTGTAGAGCAAGCATTCGCTGTGTATTTAGCGGCTGCAGGGATCAACGGCAAAGCAGAAGTGAAAGAAAATAATATTTTACTGAGCGTGTCTGGCAAAGCGGCACACGGCTCAACTCCGGAGAAAGGTCGCAATAGCGTTATCGTACTGGCTAAGTTTCTCCAATCGCTCCCACTTCATGCTGATGTAACCGACAAGCTGAATTGGCTAGTGGAGAAATTCGAGGATTACAATGGGAAAGGAATAGGATTGGGATTATCGGATGATGTATCTGGTCCATTGACGCTCAATCTTGGTGAATGCACGATGACAGAGACGGATAGCTGGTCCATTGGCGTTAATATTCGTTACCCTGTAACAGTAGCATACGATACGGTGAAAGAAAATCTATTGAAACAGCTTGCTGAAACGGGGGCCGGATTCAAACAAACATCGCATTTAGCTTCGCTTTATGTAGAGAAGGATGATCCATTAGTCGAAACATTGGTCGATGTTTACCGCCGACAGACGGGTGATCAAACAGATATCTTGGCAATCGGAGGAGGAACATATGCGCGTGCGATGAAAAAAGGAGTCGCTTTTGGTCCGCTATTTCAGGGCGCACCAGACAGTGCCCATCAACAGGATGAGCATATCCTGCTTGATGATATGCTTCGCGCTATTGCCATTTATGCAGAATCACTTTACCTGCTGACGAAGGATGATCAGATCTAA